Proteins encoded in a region of the Psychromicrobium lacuslunae genome:
- a CDS encoding DUF47 domain-containing protein, which yields MKFRLFPQERAGLSILAQMAQQLVLGVHTLSEIFGAPLREYPALTAQIREREAESTELHYALLTHMRTSFISPLPREDIYALSRILHEAMETLDGAAELLAVYKIERIPLRASDQLEVIARQAELTVNAMNSLDDLDGLEDYWLEILRLAKRAERTHLVFSAELLQEHKPSTYVRHRDFANHLVEVTRGFRLLATRVGSIIVKES from the coding sequence TTGAAGTTTCGCCTCTTCCCCCAAGAACGCGCTGGCTTGAGCATTCTCGCTCAAATGGCCCAGCAGCTGGTCCTTGGCGTACACACGCTCTCCGAAATCTTCGGAGCACCACTCCGGGAATACCCGGCACTGACCGCACAGATCCGTGAGCGCGAGGCTGAATCCACCGAGCTACACTATGCCCTGCTCACTCATATGCGCACCAGTTTTATTAGCCCGCTGCCACGCGAGGACATTTACGCGCTATCCAGGATCTTGCATGAGGCTATGGAAACTCTCGATGGCGCCGCCGAATTATTGGCGGTCTACAAGATCGAACGGATCCCGCTTCGCGCCTCCGATCAGCTTGAGGTGATCGCACGGCAAGCCGAGTTGACGGTGAACGCGATGAATTCCCTCGACGACCTCGACGGCCTGGAAGATTACTGGCTGGAGATTCTCAGGCTCGCGAAACGCGCCGAACGCACCCATTTGGTGTTCTCTGCGGAGCTACTTCAGGAACACAAACCTAGTACTTATGTCAGGCACCGTGACTTTGCCAATCACTTGGTTGAGGTGACCAGAGGTTTCAGATTGCTGGCCACCAGAGTTGGCAGCATCATCGTCAAGGAATCCTGA